One Desulfurellaceae bacterium genomic window carries:
- a CDS encoding phosphoadenylyl-sulfate reductase, which yields MMEHIGLDEQAIHSLADSYEDRSPQDVLGWALARFGSRMAICTSFQIDGMAILDMAWRIDPTVRVFTIDTGRLPQDTYDLIDSVRQHYQIEIEVYYPDATQVESVARRHGMNLFYQDVNLRLLCCQTRKVLPLQRVLSSLDAWVTGLRRDQLSSRANTRKIEADNDHGGLVKINPLADWTEEQVWDYVRTHRVPTHPFYDQGYTSIGCEPCTRPISAGEDHRAGRWWWENGALKECGMHCSIESGRFERDYDAIQNRDGEGI from the coding sequence ATGATGGAGCACATCGGCCTGGATGAACAGGCCATTCACAGCCTGGCCGACAGCTATGAAGACCGCTCGCCCCAGGACGTGCTGGGCTGGGCCTTGGCGCGCTTTGGCTCGCGGATGGCGATTTGTACCAGCTTTCAGATCGACGGCATGGCGATTCTCGACATGGCCTGGCGGATCGATCCCACGGTCCGGGTGTTCACTATCGACACCGGGCGGCTGCCGCAGGACACCTACGACTTGATCGACTCCGTGCGGCAGCACTACCAGATTGAGATTGAGGTGTATTACCCGGACGCCACCCAGGTCGAGAGCGTGGCCCGACGCCACGGCATGAACCTGTTCTACCAGGATGTGAACCTGCGCCTGCTGTGTTGCCAGACGCGCAAAGTCCTGCCGCTGCAACGCGTCCTGTCCTCGCTCGACGCCTGGGTCACCGGTCTGCGTCGCGACCAGCTCAGCAGCCGGGCCAACACCCGGAAAATCGAAGCCGACAATGACCACGGCGGACTGGTCAAGATCAACCCCCTGGCCGACTGGACCGAAGAGCAGGTCTGGGACTACGTGCGGACTCACCGCGTTCCGACCCATCCGTTTTACGATCAGGGCTATACCAGCATTGGCTGCGAACCGTGTACCCGACCCATCTCGGCCGGTGAAGATCATCGGGCCGGACGCTGGTGGTGGGAAAACGGCGCGCTCAAAGAGTGCGGCATGCACTGTTCGATCGAGAGCGGTCGCTTCGAGCGCGACTACGACGCCATTCAGAATCGGGACGGGGAAGGGATTTAA
- the cysK gene encoding cysteine synthase A: protein MARLFKDITETIGHTPLVRLNRVTHGLRAEVYAKLEFFNPLGSVKDRIGYNMIAAAERDGTLTPDTVIVEPTSGNTGIALAFVCAARGYRLILTMPDSMSVERRSLLRLLGAELVLTPAQQGMPGAISQAEDIAASLPNTFIPQQFENPNNPDIHRRTTALEIWDDTDGRVDMLVSGVGTGGTITGVAEVLKDRKPSFRAVAVEPDRSAVLSGGPPAAHQIQGIGAGFIPAILNTDLIDEIIRVKDEDALATARRVIKQEGIPAGISSGAAVWAALQLAARPENAGQLIVTILASSSERYLSTALAEEDA from the coding sequence ATGGCACGCCTGTTCAAAGACATCACCGAGACGATTGGCCACACCCCGCTGGTCCGTCTCAACCGGGTGACCCACGGCCTGCGCGCCGAGGTGTACGCCAAGCTGGAGTTTTTTAATCCGCTCGGCAGCGTCAAGGACCGCATCGGCTATAACATGATCGCGGCGGCCGAGCGGGACGGCACGCTTACCCCGGATACGGTGATCGTTGAGCCGACGAGCGGCAACACGGGGATCGCCCTGGCCTTTGTGTGCGCCGCGCGCGGCTATCGCCTGATCCTGACCATGCCGGACTCGATGAGCGTGGAACGCCGCAGCCTGCTGCGGCTGCTGGGCGCAGAACTGGTCCTGACCCCGGCCCAACAGGGCATGCCGGGCGCCATCAGCCAGGCCGAAGACATCGCCGCCAGCCTGCCCAACACCTTTATTCCCCAGCAGTTTGAGAACCCGAACAATCCGGACATCCACCGGCGCACGACCGCCCTGGAAATCTGGGACGATACGGACGGCCGGGTCGATATGCTGGTCAGCGGCGTGGGCACCGGCGGGACGATTACGGGTGTGGCCGAGGTGCTCAAGGACAGGAAGCCGAGCTTTCGAGCCGTGGCGGTCGAACCCGACCGTTCAGCCGTGCTGTCCGGCGGACCGCCCGCCGCCCATCAAATCCAGGGCATTGGCGCGGGCTTTATCCCGGCCATTCTCAACACCGACCTGATTGACGAAATCATTCGGGTCAAGGACGAAGACGCGCTGGCGACCGCGCGGCGGGTGATCAAGCAAGAGGGCATTCCGGCCGGCATCAGTAGCGGGGCGGCGGTCTGGGCCGCTCTCCAGCTTGCGGCCCGCCCGGAAAACGCCGGCCAGCTGATTGTGACCATCCTGGCCAGTTCGTCGGAACGCTATCTCAGCACCGCGCTGGCAGAAGAGGACGCCTAA
- a CDS encoding SDR family NAD(P)-dependent oxidoreductase, whose translation MSDIRFDGRVAVVTGAGNGLGRSHARFLAARGAKVVVNDLGGSVAGTGGSPAAADGVVEEIRAAGGEAVANYDSVASQEGGRRIIQTALDAFGTVDVLINNAGNVRDKSFAKMDLDDFRSLIDVHLMGAVYCSHAAWPIMREQRFGRIVMTSSSAGLYGNHGHTNYGTAKMALVGFMHALKEEGQRYNITVNAIAPMAVTRMSRVAMTDEFAKVSQPEFVTAAVAWLCAPENDASGHIIQGGAGYYAKIEVREAAGVVFGTDRVPSPEQIRDRYAEITDMSQAGAFENATEIARKVYRLVVAKK comes from the coding sequence ATGAGCGATATTCGTTTTGACGGACGGGTGGCGGTGGTGACCGGGGCGGGCAACGGGCTGGGTCGCAGCCACGCCCGGTTTCTGGCCGCGCGGGGGGCGAAAGTGGTGGTCAACGACCTGGGCGGCAGCGTTGCCGGCACCGGCGGCTCACCCGCTGCGGCCGATGGCGTGGTTGAGGAGATCCGGGCGGCCGGCGGCGAGGCCGTGGCCAACTATGATTCGGTGGCCAGCCAAGAAGGCGGGCGGCGGATTATTCAGACCGCGCTCGACGCCTTTGGCACGGTTGATGTGCTGATTAACAATGCCGGCAACGTGCGCGACAAGAGCTTTGCCAAGATGGATCTCGACGATTTTCGGTCCTTGATCGACGTGCATCTGATGGGCGCGGTGTACTGCTCGCACGCGGCCTGGCCGATCATGCGCGAGCAGCGCTTCGGGCGGATTGTGATGACCTCGTCCTCAGCCGGTCTGTACGGCAACCACGGCCATACCAACTATGGGACGGCCAAGATGGCGCTGGTCGGCTTCATGCACGCGCTCAAAGAAGAAGGCCAGCGCTACAATATCACAGTCAACGCCATTGCCCCGATGGCGGTCACCCGCATGTCACGGGTGGCGATGACCGACGAGTTTGCCAAGGTCAGCCAACCCGAGTTTGTGACCGCCGCAGTCGCCTGGCTGTGCGCCCCGGAGAACGACGCCTCGGGACATATCATCCAGGGTGGGGCGGGCTATTACGCCAAGATCGAGGTCCGCGAGGCGGCGGGGGTGGTGTTCGGCACCGACCGGGTGCCGAGTCCGGAGCAGATTCGGGATCGCTATGCCGAGATCACGGACATGAGTCAGGCCGGCGCCTTTGAGAATGCGACCGAGATAGCGCGTAAGGTCTACCGGCTGGTGGTGGCCAAGAAATAA
- a CDS encoding NAD-binding protein, translating to MKTLGPQLAYFLTDRETRRNIGALLKLLAFLFGTIAVFSVLFHLIMVYHEGQDHSWLTGFYWTLTVMSTLGFGDITFHTDLGRLFSIVVLLSGIVLLLIVLPFTFIRFFYAPWLEAQVRLQAPREAPPQAHGHVVICSYNTIAPGLIERLRLHDIPYYVIEPDPARAARLHEDGVSVISGELDSRETYEKVRAAQARLILADSADTLNTNITLTVREVAAEVPIMATVENEDSIDILELSGCNHVLPLKQRLGERLANRLHTGHAEAHEIGRFRGLHVAEFPVHNTPLAGRTIRDTGLRDALGITIVGMWERGRLVPVSPDTYLSDTSVVVVVGTAEQMLELNTLLVIYDTNYNPVLVIGGGKVGCAATRALKRQQIPVHLLEHDEGLRERLTPLPDKLCIGNAADREVLMRAGLQDAPAVLLTTNDDAMNIYLAIYCRRLNPELHIVSRITHERNLEAIHRAGADFVLSYASLGVQQVFSLLQGHELGILEEGIELFTVALPQTLVGLRLVESEIGARTGLNVIGIQHNGHIMTNPLPATTLEQAPSSVWPLPRRFARARSPLQGHRFSAQQVLQTA from the coding sequence ATGAAAACGCTCGGCCCGCAGCTGGCCTACTTCCTGACCGACAGGGAAACGCGCCGCAATATCGGGGCGCTGCTCAAATTGCTGGCCTTTTTGTTCGGCACGATTGCGGTCTTCTCGGTGCTCTTTCACCTGATCATGGTCTACCACGAGGGCCAGGATCACTCGTGGCTGACCGGGTTCTACTGGACGCTGACCGTGATGAGCACGCTCGGCTTTGGCGACATTACCTTTCATACCGATCTCGGACGCCTGTTCAGCATTGTGGTCCTGCTGTCGGGCATTGTCCTGCTGCTCATTGTCCTGCCGTTTACCTTTATCCGTTTCTTCTACGCCCCGTGGCTCGAAGCCCAGGTGCGGCTGCAAGCGCCGCGCGAAGCGCCGCCGCAGGCGCATGGGCACGTGGTGATCTGTTCGTATAACACCATTGCGCCCGGACTGATTGAGCGCCTGCGCCTGCACGACATCCCCTACTACGTCATCGAGCCCGACCCGGCCCGGGCCGCCCGGCTGCATGAAGACGGCGTGTCGGTCATCAGCGGTGAACTCGACAGCCGCGAGACCTACGAGAAAGTCCGCGCCGCCCAGGCCCGCCTGATCCTGGCCGACAGTGCCGACACGCTCAACACCAATATCACCCTGACCGTCCGAGAGGTCGCCGCCGAGGTGCCGATCATGGCCACCGTCGAGAACGAGGATTCCATCGACATTCTCGAACTCAGCGGCTGTAACCACGTGCTGCCCCTCAAACAGCGCCTGGGCGAGCGGCTGGCCAACCGGCTCCACACCGGCCACGCCGAGGCTCACGAGATCGGCCGCTTCCGTGGGCTGCACGTCGCCGAGTTCCCGGTTCACAATACGCCCCTGGCCGGTCGCACGATCCGTGACACCGGGCTGCGGGATGCGTTGGGGATCACTATCGTCGGCATGTGGGAACGTGGACGCCTGGTGCCGGTCTCGCCAGACACCTATCTGTCCGACACCAGCGTGGTGGTCGTGGTCGGCACCGCCGAGCAGATGCTGGAACTCAACACCCTGCTGGTCATTTACGACACCAACTATAATCCGGTCCTGGTCATTGGCGGAGGCAAAGTCGGTTGCGCCGCAACCCGGGCGCTCAAGCGCCAGCAGATACCGGTCCATCTGCTCGAACACGACGAGGGGCTGCGTGAGCGGCTCACCCCCCTGCCGGACAAGCTCTGCATCGGTAATGCGGCCGACCGGGAGGTGCTGATGCGGGCCGGTTTGCAGGACGCGCCGGCGGTCCTGCTGACCACCAACGACGATGCGATGAATATCTACCTGGCGATCTACTGCCGCCGCCTGAACCCCGAGCTGCACATTGTGAGCCGGATTACCCACGAGCGCAATCTTGAGGCCATTCACCGCGCTGGCGCAGACTTCGTGCTGAGCTATGCCTCGCTCGGGGTGCAACAGGTGTTCTCGCTGCTGCAAGGCCACGAGCTGGGCATCCTGGAAGAGGGGATTGAGCTGTTCACGGTTGCCCTGCCGCAGACCCTGGTCGGCCTGAGACTGGTGGAAAGTGAGATCGGCGCCCGAACCGGCCTGAACGTCATCGGCATTCAGCACAACGGGCACATCATGACCAACCCGCTGCCGGCCACCACGCTGGAGCAGGCACCCAGCAGCGTCTGGCCTTTACCGAGACGTTTCGCTAGGGCGCGTTCCCCCTTACAGGGACACCGATTTTCAGCTCAGCAGGTGTTGCAGACCGCGTGA
- a CDS encoding aminotransferase class I/II-fold pyridoxal phosphate-dependent enzyme, protein MRVGPAYCRDKLTAMTASRQVVLRELRNLPELISLPRSDGAFYFLLRVQTAMDPMTLTERLIQEHRVAVIPSTAFGVTDGCLLRISYGALSEEVAGEAVGRLSRGLQHLLS, encoded by the coding sequence ATGCGCGTCGGGCCGGCCTACTGCCGTGACAAACTCACCGCCATGACCGCAAGCCGTCAGGTCGTGCTGCGCGAGCTGCGCAATCTGCCCGAATTGATCAGCCTGCCGCGCTCCGACGGGGCGTTCTACTTTCTGCTGCGGGTGCAGACCGCTATGGACCCGATGACCCTGACCGAGCGCCTGATCCAGGAACATCGGGTCGCGGTCATTCCCAGCACAGCCTTCGGGGTGACCGATGGCTGCCTGCTGCGGATTTCCTATGGGGCGCTGAGCGAAGAAGTGGCCGGCGAGGCGGTCGGGCGTTTGTCACGCGGTCTGCAACACCTGCTGAGCTGA
- a CDS encoding aminotransferase class I/II-fold pyridoxal phosphate-dependent enzyme, protein MPQLSESRRMQAVQSPIIPVVAELIRATPGTLSLGQGVAYYGPPPQALEAVRDFEADPDNHKYKLVQGIDPLLEVIDEKLRYDNGMALDDGQRIVVTAGGNMAFMNALMAITDPGDEVILPLPYYFNHEMAIGMVNCRAVCVPTDAHYQLRLDALSRAITERTRAVVTVSPNNPAGVVYPEADLRAVNRLCRQAGIYHISDEAYEYFTYDGAHHFSPPHHLAVLPVQGLRLCQLAHRLDGRPRTPVYGDQKGPGYDCDLPAGRVATRGGGRHARRAGLLP, encoded by the coding sequence ATGCCACAGCTGAGCGAAAGTCGGCGCATGCAGGCGGTCCAGTCGCCTATCATTCCGGTGGTCGCCGAGCTGATCCGCGCCACCCCCGGCACGCTGTCGCTGGGCCAGGGCGTCGCCTACTACGGCCCGCCACCCCAGGCGCTCGAAGCCGTCCGCGACTTTGAGGCCGACCCCGACAACCATAAGTACAAACTCGTCCAGGGCATTGACCCGCTGTTGGAGGTGATCGACGAAAAGCTGCGCTACGACAACGGCATGGCGCTCGATGACGGGCAGCGTATCGTGGTGACGGCCGGGGGCAATATGGCCTTTATGAACGCCCTGATGGCCATTACCGACCCGGGCGACGAAGTCATTCTGCCGCTGCCCTACTATTTCAACCACGAGATGGCAATCGGCATGGTCAACTGTCGGGCCGTGTGCGTGCCGACCGACGCCCACTACCAGCTCCGACTCGACGCCCTCAGCCGGGCCATCACCGAGCGAACCCGGGCGGTGGTGACGGTCTCGCCCAACAACCCGGCCGGGGTGGTGTATCCCGAAGCCGACCTGCGGGCGGTCAACCGCCTGTGTCGCCAGGCCGGCATCTACCACATCAGCGACGAGGCGTATGAGTATTTCACCTATGACGGGGCACACCATTTCTCGCCCCCACACCATCTCGCTGTACTCCCTGTCCAAGGCCTACGGCTTTGCCAGCTGGCGCATCGGCTGGATGGTCGTCCCCGAACACCTGTATACGGCGATCAAAAAGGCCCAGGATACGATTGTGATCTGCCCGCCGGTCGTGTCGCAACACGCGGCGGTGGCCGCCATGCGCGTCGGGCCGGCCTACTGCCGTGA
- a CDS encoding CocE/NonD family hydrolase, with protein MQAIDGARCFQAMVPMRDGVRLNTFVFLPDSGGPRYPVIMQRTPYGITSPEGQHVADCTRGWLPDPRAPLRGSILRGWREIVRRGYAAVYQDTRGRYGSEGEDHVYGDDAADGYDSLEWIAAEPWSNQRVGLSGSSAGATTALAAASQGHPSVQAFFTQVGGSSIYDDVVYEGQSIQMERLWLWVARNIPGLSASHRQALLQRHNISAEALAAAADSAAARYAALDAARQADPPFIESADWLRLPLTGYPDFSVWQPYLDEIITHPAPDAFRARHNFRATITVPGFHVTTWFDIFLTSVLAAFRDIQARVGNQHLWIGPNSHYFVYERNFWPRDPYFEWFDHWLKDAPTRIVAEPAVLYSPRAWVADQAGYVATDWRHAEHWPPPGVVRRRLYLRGDGRLSPDGPGGDRRSYLYDPRRPVPTLGGRNMLIDSGPRDQRPVQALPNYGLTYCGEVLDQEVSIAGLVRVILHVQSDCPDTDFVAKLIELRADGRASLLMDGVVRAMYRQAEPQPLVPDQVYRLEIELGDIHHTFQAGSRVQVDITSSNFPRRARNTNSGNPVLARDTAADIRRANNTVHHAEERPSFLELPVLTAD; from the coding sequence ATGCAGGCGATTGACGGGGCGCGCTGTTTCCAGGCCATGGTGCCGATGCGGGACGGCGTCCGCCTGAATACCTTTGTGTTTCTGCCCGACAGCGGCGGACCGCGCTATCCAGTAATCATGCAGCGCACGCCGTACGGCATCACCTCGCCCGAAGGCCAGCACGTGGCCGACTGTACCCGGGGCTGGTTGCCGGACCCCAGGGCACCCCTGCGCGGTTCGATTCTGCGCGGCTGGCGCGAGATCGTGCGCCGTGGCTATGCTGCGGTCTACCAGGATACGCGTGGCCGCTACGGCTCGGAAGGTGAAGACCACGTCTACGGCGACGACGCCGCAGACGGCTACGACAGCCTGGAGTGGATCGCGGCCGAGCCCTGGTCCAACCAGCGCGTCGGGCTGTCAGGCTCGTCGGCTGGGGCGACGACCGCGCTGGCCGCCGCCTCGCAGGGCCACCCCAGTGTGCAGGCGTTTTTCACCCAGGTCGGCGGGTCGAGTATCTATGACGACGTGGTGTATGAGGGCCAGTCGATTCAGATGGAGCGCCTATGGCTGTGGGTCGCCCGCAATATCCCGGGCCTGTCGGCGTCCCACCGTCAGGCGCTGCTGCAGCGCCACAATATCAGCGCCGAAGCCCTGGCTGCGGCCGCGGATTCGGCGGCCGCCCGCTACGCGGCCCTCGACGCCGCCCGCCAGGCGGACCCGCCTTTCATCGAGTCGGCCGACTGGCTGCGACTGCCGCTGACCGGCTACCCCGACTTCTCGGTCTGGCAGCCCTATCTTGACGAAATCATCACCCACCCCGCGCCCGACGCCTTTCGCGCCCGCCACAACTTTCGGGCGACGATTACCGTGCCCGGTTTTCACGTCACCACCTGGTTCGACATTTTTCTGACCAGCGTGCTGGCCGCCTTTCGCGACATTCAGGCCCGCGTCGGCAACCAGCACCTGTGGATTGGACCCAACAGCCACTACTTTGTGTATGAGCGTAACTTCTGGCCACGCGATCCCTACTTCGAGTGGTTTGACCACTGGCTCAAGGATGCACCGACCAGGATCGTGGCTGAGCCGGCGGTCTTGTATTCGCCCCGCGCCTGGGTCGCCGACCAGGCCGGCTATGTTGCCACTGACTGGCGTCACGCCGAGCACTGGCCGCCGCCGGGAGTCGTCCGCCGACGGCTGTACCTGCGGGGCGACGGCCGGCTCAGCCCGGACGGTCCGGGCGGCGACCGGCGCAGTTATCTCTACGACCCCCGCCGCCCTGTTCCGACGCTGGGCGGACGCAACATGCTGATCGACAGCGGCCCGCGTGACCAGCGTCCGGTCCAAGCCCTGCCCAACTATGGCCTGACTTACTGCGGTGAGGTTCTGGACCAGGAAGTCAGCATCGCCGGGCTGGTGCGGGTCATCCTCCACGTCCAGTCCGACTGCCCCGACACTGATTTTGTGGCCAAGCTGATTGAGCTGCGGGCAGACGGTCGCGCCAGCCTGCTGATGGACGGGGTGGTGCGAGCCATGTACCGCCAGGCCGAGCCGCAGCCCTTGGTCCCCGATCAGGTCTACCGATTGGAGATTGAGCTGGGCGATATCCACCACACCTTCCAGGCCGGCAGCCGTGTGCAGGTGGATATCACCAGCAGCAACTTTCCCCGCCGGGCGCGCAACACCAACAGCGGCAACCCGGTGCTGGCCAGGGACACCGCGGCGGATATCCGTCGCGCAAACAACACGGTCCACCACGCCGAGGAACGGCCGTCTTTCCTTGAGCTGCCGGTGTTGACCGCCGACTGA
- a CDS encoding ribbon-helix-helix protein, CopG family, protein MRTVRLTLDEALVKELDKVAKKLGTTRLAFARAALRAALAYAASEEEERRHRSGYERKPVRPGEFSDWEDEQVWVD, encoded by the coding sequence ATGCGCACGGTCCGGCTGACTCTTGACGAGGCTCTGGTCAAAGAGCTTGATAAAGTCGCCAAAAAGCTGGGAACAACGAGGTTGGCCTTTGCCCGAGCTGCGCTACGAGCAGCCCTGGCCTATGCGGCCAGCGAAGAAGAGGAGCGCAGACATCGAAGCGGTTATGAGCGCAAACCCGTCAGGCCGGGGGAGTTTAGCGACTGGGAAGATGAACAGGTCTGGGTCGACTGA
- a CDS encoding SDR family oxidoreductase: LHIMYNNAAVLHKRDTTVTELDEELWDMVMGVNLKSVYLGCKYAIPEMTKAGGGSIINVSSLAGLLGVGNVHAYTAAKGGVVSLTRAVATAYAAKNIRCNVICPGAVDTPMMAHVLHGSNPKRMERVAKSHPLGRVGTPQDIASMGLFLASDESAWVTGSVFTVDGGYAAQ, from the coding sequence TTGCACATCATGTACAACAACGCCGCAGTACTGCATAAACGGGACACGACGGTGACCGAACTCGACGAGGAGCTGTGGGATATGGTCATGGGGGTGAACCTCAAGAGCGTCTACCTGGGCTGTAAGTACGCCATTCCAGAAATGACCAAGGCCGGCGGCGGCTCAATCATCAACGTGTCGTCGCTGGCCGGGCTGTTGGGCGTCGGCAACGTGCACGCCTACACCGCAGCCAAAGGCGGGGTGGTTTCGCTCACCCGGGCGGTCGCCACCGCCTATGCCGCCAAGAACATCCGCTGCAACGTCATCTGCCCCGGCGCGGTTGACACGCCGATGATGGCCCACGTGCTGCACGGCTCGAATCCCAAGCGGATGGAACGGGTGGCCAAGAGCCATCCGCTCGGCCGGGTGGGCACACCGCAAGACATCGCCTCAATGGGCCTGTTTCTGGCCTCGGATGAGTCGGCGTGGGTGACGGGCTCGGTGTTTACGGTTGACGGCGGGTATGCCGCCCAGTGA
- a CDS encoding Rieske (2Fe-2S) protein, translating to MVWVALGAVEAFPVGTLASVKIAGRQLAVWNDGGGFIAVENACPHKGGPLSRGWLKGATVTCPWHRFRFDLRRACSLTNPAMRLRTYPVQVEDGLLRVDIG from the coding sequence ATGGTTTGGGTAGCGCTTGGGGCTGTTGAGGCGTTTCCGGTAGGCACGCTGGCGAGTGTGAAGATCGCCGGCCGGCAGCTTGCCGTCTGGAACGACGGCGGCGGCTTTATCGCGGTCGAAAACGCCTGTCCCCACAAGGGCGGCCCCCTGAGCCGGGGCTGGCTCAAAGGGGCGACTGTGACCTGTCCGTGGCACCGCTTTCGTTTTGATCTGCGCCGCGCGTGCAGCCTGACCAACCCGGCCATGCGGCTGCGGACCTATCCGGTCCAGGTCGAAGACGGGCTGCTCAGAGTCGATATTGGCTGA
- a CDS encoding LLM class flavin-dependent oxidoreductase — translation MKFGIFSTVTKADERSVQQLFKENLEQVVYAEQLGYDSFWFAEHHFSTYSMIASPNLMVASAAQRTERIKLGPAVNVLPFHHPLRLAEEGAMLDMLSDGRLLWGIGRGIQPGEFIPWRVEHEQSRDIFDETHQAVIRAWTHDTFSYQGRFVNIPQTRIEIRPVQQPHPPVWTAGLSEASVRWAAKHNYPCMEVYTLLPIMQQHWAIYKADNAKHGHTVDHVGLVPTRHVYVAESDEQAKAEVLPTLAARWQQLLKLAKPDEMAQSSSYSYLKGTFDAAARGDLTELMDLGMILIGSPDTCIRLIKRHQEFLEDLQYMILFFAYGSLSQQQVCRSMRLFAEEVMPEFPEPEATSTAVNGRAAQEGRVS, via the coding sequence GTGAAATTCGGAATTTTCTCAACCGTCACCAAGGCCGATGAACGCAGCGTCCAGCAGCTGTTCAAGGAGAACCTCGAACAGGTGGTGTACGCCGAGCAACTCGGCTATGACAGCTTCTGGTTCGCCGAGCACCACTTTTCGACCTACAGCATGATCGCCTCGCCCAATCTGATGGTCGCCTCGGCCGCCCAGCGGACCGAGCGGATCAAGCTGGGGCCGGCGGTCAATGTCCTGCCCTTTCATCATCCGCTGCGCCTGGCCGAAGAGGGTGCGATGCTGGATATGCTGAGCGACGGGCGGCTGCTGTGGGGCATCGGTCGGGGCATTCAGCCGGGCGAGTTCATTCCGTGGCGGGTCGAGCACGAGCAGAGCCGTGACATCTTTGACGAAACCCATCAGGCTGTGATCCGGGCCTGGACCCACGACACGTTCTCGTATCAGGGCCGGTTTGTGAACATTCCCCAGACCCGGATTGAAATCCGGCCGGTCCAGCAACCCCATCCCCCGGTGTGGACCGCCGGGCTGTCTGAGGCCTCGGTCCGCTGGGCGGCAAAACACAACTACCCGTGCATGGAGGTCTACACCCTGCTGCCGATCATGCAGCAGCACTGGGCCATCTACAAAGCCGACAACGCCAAGCACGGCCACACCGTAGACCACGTCGGTCTGGTGCCGACCCGCCATGTGTATGTGGCCGAGAGCGACGAGCAGGCCAAAGCCGAGGTGTTGCCGACCCTGGCCGCGCGTTGGCAACAGCTGCTCAAGCTGGCCAAACCGGACGAAATGGCCCAGTCGTCTTCCTACTCGTATCTGAAGGGCACCTTCGATGCCGCAGCCCGGGGCGACCTGACCGAGTTGATGGACCTCGGTATGATTCTGATCGGCAGCCCCGACACCTGCATCCGTCTCATCAAGCGTCACCAGGAGTTTCTGGAAGACCTGCAATACATGATCCTGTTCTTCGCCTACGGCAGCCTCAGCCAGCAGCAGGTGTGTCGCTCCATGCGTCTGTTTGCCGAGGAGGTCATGCCTGAGTTTCCCGAGCCCGAGGCGACCAGCACCGCAGTCAACGGGCGGGCGGCCCAAGAGGGCCGAGTGTCATAA